From the genome of Solanum dulcamara chromosome 12, daSolDulc1.2, whole genome shotgun sequence:
aattagttatataAAGttaccctcaactaaataattgtagttatcgaatagtccaaaatactcattaaaatttatggtattagtcttttatgaaataaaaagctctagttctcaaaatgacctaatagATCATTACAAACGTTGACCAACCAGGCTGTGTGAGGAGGATGAGAAAGTTGGAAAGATAAACGTTACTTTCGAAAAAATCAAACTGAAATTTTAGATGTCCACCATGGAATATGCCGTAGGGTAAAGGCAGTTTAATGGGAGACAGAGATTTAGGGATTTTGAAAGTAATAGGaattgttgaacgccatgaatTGTAGAGTGCACGAATGCGGAGGACGTCAATATGGTTGTCGAAGCATTTACTGATTCTTTCAACAAGATCTCTCGGAAGATCATACCAAGGAGCCATTATACTTTCCCTAACCATTGCTTCCATCATAAAACCCTTCCAAAGCCTTTTCAAATTGCAGTTGTGAGTAATAGCAAAGCAATAAAGCCCGAGTGAAAAGGTCCAAAACATTCtcttataaaaaataaagaaggatATGTGATATGGGTCTTTATCCACTGAAGCATTCTCTTGTTTCTACCTTGGAGGGAACAGGATATTAAGGTACTTGATATTCCAGTTCTTCATCTTGGACACTGATATAAAAACATCTATTTTAGCTTGAGCACTTCACTTTACTACGTGACTAAACCAAATGCTTTCATCACTCTCTCTATTTAGCCAATAGTTTGCAAAGATTGTCATTTATTCATCTTCCCCTATCATATTGCCTCTAAGTTTCACATACCACATGAAATTTAATAATTCCTAACTATAGGAAGCTAGTGAACCAGATGTAGCAGCAAAagctacaacaacatacccagtataaTTCCACAAGTAAGATCTAGGAAGGGGTGGTGTGTATTCAACCTTACCCCTACCCTATGAAGGTAGGTGGTTGTTTGATATGTATCAACAAAAACTATCATTTAAATTCCCTCCCTAAATCCCAAGCTCCTTTCCCCACATAGGTAAGAGAGACTAAGCATAGGGTTGGAAGAGAATGTGCTAGTTTGGAAAAATAACTAACCATGAAAATGGAAAGAAACCAAAACATACAGTCTAGAGCTCGAAGTcctttttatcaattttttagaACTGGTAACTTCATATATTTCTCACTTTTTGTCAATTTAACAAGAGCATATTGGTATTCAATCAAGTTTTATTAACCGAAAGATGTATGCTATTATGATGGAGAATGAAAGCTACAAAGTAAATGAAAGATTCTCCAGACTACTGGAGAACTGATAATTCCAAAATTGAAACTTACTTGAATCCACAATAAGGTAATTTGTTTTCCTCCTCAAATCGACATTCCCAACTCCAGCCAGATAAAATCCTATAATTGTGTCCTATATTAACAAGTTACTTCCATCAGCATCGATATGTCTTATCACCTATCACGTATATGTAAACTAACAAACTATTAATCATAAAAGTTTCATGACAGCAAGTGGGTAGTAATTCAAAGGCACCGGATATAACTGTCTGCCAACTCAAAAAGTTGCATACAAAATCTTAATTCAACAACATGTGAGATAGATAATTGCTATCCTATCTTCACAAAGTTCTGATCGTACGTATGATGCACAACATAAACATGATTAATTCCCAACTAAAACCAGTGCTCCATCAGTCACATCAACTGTAAACTCACATTAAATGTAATAACTCATCCAAACCATCTTCTAATTTCGTCCGTACAAGACAATTAAGGTCATAAAAGATATGATAGATAAAAGTTTATTATAGATGCTAAAAGATGACTGATGATCCCAAAGTATCTAGAGAAATATCAACCAACGAGTTCATCTGCAGTGATAAGCTATCGATGTTTCTATTTCAGGAAGAGAGATGCCATGATTTATTTAGTCTAAATTGGCTTTCAGCACTTTTCAGGCATGGCACTCATGGTTAGTGTGTCCATCAGTTTTTCACTTCTCATTTTATATATAACTAAGTGAGTAACTCTGATGCTAGAATAGGTTATTTGACTATATGAGCCATTCACCTCGCTCCCATGAGGACTTTGATCCTCTAAAACTTGTTCCTTGGGTAATCCATACACAAGAATGAAGCCAACACCAAAGTGCGTGTGCTCTATAAcaacttgtttggatggttgttatctATTGTattatgttgttagtttcaatataatatttgatttgatttttacttaaattttattgtatcctATCGTTATATCAATTTTATTATGTTACTACGAAAAGTCCCCTTTTATGTAACGACAGATTTGGTGTGATCGCATTGTCACTTTTATTTCTCATTCTGTATTTACTTATTAtcttataatcatattttatccTTTTACTCTACTTTTTTATAGTAGCTCTACCCAGTACCCTATTTTTCTTATAAGTTTATACTTTAAATTATTGATATGTGACATTATGTAACAACAGAAAATaatacaatctattcaaatattgtGTTCATCAAAAGAATACAGTATGATACATTACAATATGATATGAAACATTATGAAACGATATGTAACAACTATCCAAACAACGCATTAGTCTAGTGAAAACAAAGTAAAACATGGTTCAAGCCCTTTACTGATTGTCTGATATAATGCAAATAGAGCATAGTCTATTAATTCTAAGCATACATAGCAGcaaacataaaatttatgatgAAAAGTTCACCTCATCAGCGATCATGGCAATGAGGGCTGAGTTGTTAGTTTTGACAGGAGCTCTATTAGCCATCTAAAAGATCAAGGTTTCTGCAATAACAAATAAACTAGAATCACAAATAGCGATGATTCAGAAAGTATGAATCTTGTACACATTGATAAATTCAGATATCAGATCAAATCCAAAATTATAAACAAACCATAGCAGAAAAAAGAAATCAGATGTAACGTAGCTTAAATACTCAAAACcttgaaattttcaaaatccATCACTAATTTCAAAGTTTGATGTAAACCCAGTAAAGAATTTCCTAAAATTTTAAGTTCTTAAATGATATCGAATAAATTAAGATGAATCAGATCGAAATCCTTTAAACTAACAGAATTAATTGATAGAATAAGCTTTGGAAGTTGTAATTAATTGCAACATTTCGTCAAGCTTACTTTGAATTTTTAAGCTTTGAGGGATCCAATCGCTCGCTAGAGATGAATCGAACAAGGACGAGGGGAAAAGGCTAATTCTATATGATGTTCGCTAATGGGTGGACACTGGAAACACGAAGTTGAAACTGAAAAGAGTTGAATGTCCACTTTAAGCCCCTAAAGTTTCAAAATACTCAAAACTGTCTACCTCTTTGTTTAATCATAAACCTTAGGTAACATGCAAAtaaaaaaactcataaatttaaCTAGCAACTTACGTGAATgatataaaaacataaaaatggtTTGTTTGGCCATAACTAAATcttaatatgtatatttattttaaaaatcataacttAATTATATCTTTTGCTAGAAGAGCAAAATATATGTCACCTCCCTCCCTAATTTCATTATTTGTTTAAGTTATGTACATTGACGGTACCAATAcgaatgaaataaaataaaaatatgttgtcaccttaaaaaattaattattttttgagtttaggGTCTATTGAAAACAATTTATATACGTTCTCATTGAGTTAGAGGTGAGATTTGCGTTTTCTACAACAAGAAAGTAAgaaaaatgtcacgacccaaaatgggtcattagtgacacccacacttatcctcctaggtgggagaaccaacgctACAAACCCCAACATAGGTTAGTGATTCAACTTATGGAATACTACAATAATGCGGAAGCCCAACATTGCAAAGTAAGAAACAACAATCCACTAGGGCCTATTACATATcattcccaaaacctgaaagtcatcacataaatgaaatctaaattctaaaactaagtctagaaatatcaaacatcaaaataaataaataacataatctgtccgaaaactaaggacaatATGCCATGACCAAGGGAATCCAACACGatctagaaggatagctcacccagTAATCTGATATAtcggagactgactagagctgagggcGAGTCGAAGTCGATGATACACAcactgcactccacaaaataaaataaagaaaaatacaagtaggagTCAGTAcgggacaacatgtactgagtaggtatcatcgactGACTCAAAATGGAAGTCAATATGCTTAAAGTAATAGCgtaaaatcaaccatagcacttacAAGTGACaatcaacaagatcaagatcaagtgacaacacaagaacttacataaccaatcaacaatattaagatcacacatgaggacttaggcctccacatcacgctttttttggaaatgagttattggagattgggtagcattaagttaatttaatttattttcctttaatattactgtgccagaatgtgacacccgattcaataatATCATATCGGctcatgacacctgatccaaatatattgtgtcagaatatgatatccgatccaataatattgcatcagaacgtgacacccaatccaaatataccatgtcaaaatgtgacacctgatccaataacATCATttcagaatgtgacactcgattcaaatataattaatttatcattctttattcaCATATTccattttattaataatattttatcaagccttctttattcaagacatcgCTTTTGAtggggcaagttcaagattatgaatttcacggtcttgaaatttcagaccaatcacaacaacatatcaaccatccaaaccataaaaattaaatgcatagtagacttcacacattactcaatgactatcaatcgctattaagagtctatctatgatataaaataaaaatcataacctacctcaatcgaaaaACTGAAGCAAAACAAGCTAATTTACCAatgcttttcctttcttcaatgccttggaacatttccaatctatcaaatatacaatattcataAGCAAGCGAGTccgtagacacccatattattatatgtctaacTTAGATCCAAGAACTCACCCAAATCTATGATTAATTTCCGCAATCTCAAGCTTAGAGTTAAGCCTCAATTTCTTccaataacataaatctaattatattcatataatacaatacacctattatttaattacctatctcaatatatcaaaacttgaattataatgtgataaccataagaaatattttatcctaaaattataTTACGCCATTAGTAACCTACTATTAAGATAACAACATGCAAACTTGACCTATATTATACCAAAACACATCACAATCTAatatttcaaataattaatgcatCCTTGGATTTTATTAATACCCCACTCAATATTTGTCATCATTATCTTGCTAATTTACTTATAATTTGTTTGTCCACTAATATTTTGTTTTACCCAAAACATGTCTCCAGCAACCACGTACTAACTTTAGTTcttttcctaaaaaaaaatataataaacaaaTGTATGTGTGGCATCATACAATTTAATAGCAAAGTTGAAAGAATTGGAGTTTCAAATTGATCTTACCTAAAGTAGCATCCCTCTTTCTTTGTAGTTCATGCGCGTATCCGACTCAAGAATTTCAAACCATTTTCGTTACTTAATTCAATATTACACATGGGCTAAGTGacatagggtattaaataaattatgggTTTATCCCATTAATTactaactaaattaattattttaaattaactaTCAATTAATTAATCCTAGTTAaacgaatagtccaaaatacccattaaaatttatggtgtgagttttttatgaaataaaaagctctagtactcaaaatgacctaatgggtcattacaacagataccaatttagCCACCGTTCATCCCCAAATGATAAAAAGAACAATGAGGGTAGAAAATGGTACCTTAATCAATGAACAGATGTGGATATCTTCCACACATATCTGCCTCagtctcccaagtggactccttAATCAAGAGATTCTTCCATTGGACCTTCACAGATGCAATCTCCCTTGACCTTAACTTACGAACCTCTCTATCTAGAATAGCTACAATCTCCTCCTAAAGTTATAACTAAATTACGTACCTCTATCATATATGATGGAAATCTGAACTCTGTGCAATCAAACAATCTCAcgaatatagagtttggctaactttgTTTTTTGCATTATAATCCACCTTAACTGGAATTAAGTGTGTGACTTAGTTAATATGTCAATAATAATtcatatcgaatcaaacttaacAGTGTCTTTGAAACACCAACCACGAAATCCATTGCAatcattttccacttccattcaggaattgACATTCTCTGAAGTGTACCTCCAGGCCtctggtgctcatattttatcTGCTGACAATTCGGATGCTGAGCAATACAATTAACAATTTCAAGCTTCATTCTACTCCACTAATAATATTATCTCagatcacgatacatcttagttacaccaggatgtatagagtacctcaaaTTGTGAGCCTATGTAAGAATAATCTAAATCAAATCATCATATACCTCGTGCCAAaacttaaagatatttttgGTCACCTCAATAATTTTGTATACTATGAGCATAGAACCTCTATTTACCATCAAGTGTCTATGTAACACATTACAACAGTCTGTGTATCCAAACAACAGAGTAGTTTCAATCCTATTAAAATTCTCAATAACCATGTAGAACTGTAGGTCCATACCATAGTTCCCCCATAAGTCATCTACCATAATTGAAACAATCCAAACCAACATAAAAACGTAGCATCTTTCACACATCACTGCTTTTCTCTCAAATCAAAACCAAACTTCATAAAAGTCATTGATAAACCCCTAGTAAGTTTGTGCCAAACTAGTTTGCATTGCATGGTCATATATGAATTCGAAGGAAAAAATCCATACCACCTTCAATTCTGATTCAAGGGTCTATACTCGATGTACTATTCCTTCACTTCCTTGGATTCGTTCTAtgacaaaaatttcaaataccttgaactctttAATATAGCAACCTCTTGTTCATTTCACTAACTTGTTTACCAATCTTATTCTTTTATCAACAACCCATGATATTTGACCTCATATTCTAAACCAAAATGTTTAGTGGAACCCTCTCTTAGGTCCTTTAACAATCAAAAGTAACTAAATTTACGATTCAAACCATGCACAATTCCTTCTAAATGCGCAATATCTGATgcaatcaatcatttcttacCTTATCAATACATACCTGGACAAAATATACTACTACGAACATAGACTCATAATGAAAAACTTAAATTCTGATTCCAATCGTGTCACCTAATTCCCTTATTTATGAACATTAGCTCATACCTTAAATTTTTTATGAACTCACGTATCTTAGTTTATCATAGATCGCCCTTCCATTGACCTTACtatatccttcattaaaaattcaaatatatcaAATACGAAACTTAAAACCATAAAAGAACTTGTCACCACACTCGAGTAGAACACATATAGAAttctttctcaaatcttatcaaAAAACATCTTAACCTATATAAATGACACGTAACATGTACACTATCACTATAACCAGAGCAAAACATATGGTACCACATGTCTCTGAATCTAATTCTTCACTCTCTCCAAATATACATCTTTGGCCTTGCAATCATAGTAACTATCTTTGTTCTCACCTCCTTCCGAAGGTTGAACTACATCCTACTAATTCTTTCAATTTATGACTCTAGCTCATTTCAATTCTATTTGAGTGGTGTCTCAACACATTctataacttttcatatgacTGTGCTGctcaccaaatagtagaaaACCATAGCCTTAGATTCTCACAagtttgttacaccccgtactttggtatcttggaatgcttcttaagcttcttaagtttctcggaaggctcttaagtttcttagaagtcatcatgtgagtcagatagtctataacactatcaaacaactctaagaaggggagaatgagataccccaataataggaaagattggaaacaGGGTgataaaaatttgaaaggagttgaaggccgagaaatgagtcataggacttgattgactcgcgtaagctaccaactgggaggtcttacgtacttaagctactcgagtgcatATTGAGATTAAGTAGCAAGAAATATATAGGCTTTTAAAGTgtgacgagattacaaacccacggaagagaaataaggagatgacgcccctacttgaagcaagtaggtgactcacctacttgacataTGGCAGCACGCGATATGTggaagtaggtgacacaccctGGGGTTGACCCCACCTGCCAAATGGCAACCATAGATTggttgcatgattgaggtggctgcctaagggtgtaacacgtgtcacccttagggtatgacacatatcactctccaaaaagatatatatctatgtatggatgactaagaAACTCATTGTTCATCCTTTTATTGACTtagaagttgagagaaaaattaagagggagaagaagaagggcTACGGGTTTGCTTCAAGAAAatggtaagtcccgattttgttttgtgaattaattattttggtatcctatggtgatatgacggtgtttaacaacataaaatttattgttAGGCCAAAGAGAaggttttttttcttgttaacagacccgtttttgaatggTACTGCGGttagtaatacgagtataactccttgtgtaagacttcatttcaagtgattcaagatgttttggaaatatatttcatagggatataacttttatttagactctaaaacccagttttacTTTTCTCTGCTCAAAAACGGGTGATGAAGTATGagggaggtgctgtccagattttattttggaaatcctacacggactgctgttggtattttgggcatatttttttgtaaaaaattgttgtaggggcgattcaaaattttatgcgaccctaagatacatgtatataactttcattgagtccacAAAACCCGTTtctctcaattaccccttcgaaactaagcgacaatacaagatagtatGTTGTttagaattcacgttttgatagttttggcgagttttggccaatttcgggtaaggtaaggtctttactttcaatttggaggttatggtgttggtatgaattgtattatatttgtgtaggtggctggaaatataaaaatatcatagaaatgcttgacgttggaaacaatcaaaaatggaagtcattatagttaaattgtagtcgaagtgaggcgttgtGCATGTGGGGTGTTGCTGTAGGTGTGtggttgtgtgtttcagggcctaaaagtattataaaaaatatttgggatctgttggttgcatccacatgaccctccacttcgtacggttaaaggttttacaaaatagagactagaaaccctattttggatatcataattttgagcgagtcatttgaagtttgtattgtgtaatgttgatgtgaattgcttgtatatatgtagCAGGGTGTTTTTGTTGGTTGAATGTGGTGATTATGGAcgtgattggaaattcggatagggcatgttatagaggagatgaTGCCCGAATTTCTTtgacttcttaactaactaatacactagtcgagactagtcgaggaaggtgaataaggaattggttcctatggatagTTGGTGACAGAATTAAAAGCTGGAAAGTCAAAGATTCTTGATACTAGTATTACCTtcttgttaaataggttcagaggatgacGAGACAAGTCGGGTttaaagcaatcgataagagg
Proteins encoded in this window:
- the LOC129877781 gene encoding V-type proton ATPase subunit F-like — its product is MANRAPVKTNNSALIAMIADEDTIIGFYLAGVGNVDLRRKTNYLIVDSKKKREEKSLRKNLPVQHRTPNEAANFFRY